AACACTTGACCCTCTGTTGGCATCGCCTCGATCCGTACGCGGACAGTGTTCAAGGCCTTGCGCTGCTCAACACCAAGTTTCCGACTTCCACGTTGTCCAACGGTAATGTCAAACTTCTCGAAGATCTAGTGGAGCACGGTTCTTTGCCTTTCAAGCATATAAGCAGTGCAGAGCACTTCAATGCTTACAAGCCAGCGCCAGAAGTCTATCATGCCGCTGCGCGCAGGTTCGGGTTAGAGACCTCGCAGTGTTGCCTTGTCGCTGCCCATCTTCACGACCTGCAAGCCGCCAAAAGGTGCGGGTTCCAGACAATTTATATCGAGCGACCTTTGGAAGAAGCTTGGGATGCGGAACGCGTCGCCCAAGCTAAAGAAGAAGGATTTGTTGATTACTGGATCGGCATCGAGGGATCAGGTCTTTTGGACGTTGCTCGGTATTTTGGAATAGAGACAGACGCGTAGGTCCAAGTCTTCGCCTACAATACACCCTTTATGCGCTGGTTAGAATCATAGTTGTCTTCTAGCTTTATCGCCGCTCTTACGCGCAGTAGACAGTCTGGATATCAAACCAGCACGGCAATCTATTCTTTGGCTAAGTGATCTATTACTCTCATCCACGTCCTCAAAGCTTTGCCCGAACACGTGGTCCCAAAATGAGCAGTCATGCTCCGACCAGAGCGAGGACCGCCACAATCAACGCGGCTCCTACCCATATCTGCGCAGCCAGGTACTCCCCACCGGTGCGCGCTATCAATGTCCCCGCCACAGAGGGCCCAGTCAGCGGGCCAAAGCTCATAATGGTCAGGGCCATGCCAACTCGCGTGCCAATCTTATCAAGGTCTTTCGTCAACGAGGGCACGGTCCCAACAAACAAGGCCATCGCTGCTGCCGATGCTAGTCCATAGAACACCGCGAAGACGTACAGCTCGACTGTGGTATGCACAGCGGCCCAGGAAAATATCAGAATGCCACAAAGGGCCACGCAAGGAATGAGGCAGTTGAGCGGACCAATGTAGCGATCGGCCAAGTATCCGAGGAGGGCTCGGACGGGAATACCGAGGGCGTTGATGATTATTATCAATGTCGCCCCGGATTCTTCGTAGATCTCCAACACCTCTGTCGCATAGACCTGGTTCTAAAGTATACTTAGCTCTCGATATACGGCACCTCTCATGATGGGGACTGTACGtagaagaaagcaaaatGTCCAGTATGACCATTACATAGCATCACCTGATTCTCTGCCAACTGGCATCGCCTTTCTGGTTCCATCAAAGTTGATTTAGATGTCTTGTATGGTGCAATGTTGCCGTAGAAGGTCCCGTTGGACTGGAGAGAAAATGCGGCTCTTCAAAATGGACTATGAATTCCACTAGAAAGGTATCTTTATCATTTATACTTTACTTAAGAGATCAAACCCCTCATTGGGGCAGCTTAGATACATGAATGCTTTCTTTGGATGAAGAACCATATCTTCTGTCTATCCGATGCTTGTTTGGTATGCTATTGAAGTCCGGGTGGTGCGGTCCTACTATTATCGCTATACAATCATTATGCAAACGagtatatctattttaattcaTACAAATATCATTCCTAATGGTCAGGTACTGAGTCATACTAaacagccgcagccgcaatCGCAGCCGCATGACGCTCGGACCGCCATGCGTGAAGGCCTTCGCTTTCGGCGTTTGGCCCAATGACAACTCATGTCACCTGAATCCCTGCCTGGTGGCGGGCCTTTTATTGCGTCGAGTCACATCAACTTTGAGGggtttcctctcctcctccatccacccatcacCCCGTTCCAAGTTTTCACCATGGCTGAGCTCACTACCCGTAACGGCGATCCTTTCGACCGTACACTCTTTGAGTCGCTATTGAAGCGCCGACTTTTCTATACCGAATCGTTTGAAATCTACCGAACTTCCGGAAACCTTAAAAGCGACAGCAGAGGCCTTTACGATTATGGACCGCCCGGGTGTGCGCTCCAGTCGAACATTGTGGACTTATGGCGGAAACACTTCGTTCTTCAGGAGGATATGCTAGAACTTGATTGTACGATTCTAACACCAGAAGAAGTCTTCAAAACCAGTGGCCACGTGGATAAGTTCGAGGATTGGATGTGCAAAGATATGAAAAAGGGGGACTTCTTACGTGCCGACCACCTCATCGAGGCTGTCCTTGGGGCAAGACTAAAAGGAGATAAAGCAGCTAGAGGAATTGCTGGTGAGGGTGATAACGCCGATAGCTCaggcaaaaggaaaaagaagggtCCCAAAGTGAGCGACATCAAGGCGATGAAACTGGAGGACTCTGTTGTGGCAGAATACGAGGAAGTGCTTGCCAAGGTATATATGCATGGAGAAGCCCTTGCCACTCACATTTAATGCTTATCGTGGACTTACTAGATTGATAATTACGATGGACCTGAGCTCGGCCAATTGATTGAGAAGTATGACATTCGAAACCCGGATGGAAACACACCGGTATCACAACCGGTACCCTTCAACCTGATGTTCAAAACAACAGTGGGACCTAGCAGTGCTTCACCGGGATATCTCCGCCCAGAGACAGCCCAAGGCCAGTTCCTCAACTTCAAGAAACTCCTGGACTACAACCAGAACTCGATGCCATTTGCGTCTGCCTCCATCGGAAAATCGTTCCGCAATGAGATTTCCCCTCGTTCTGGCCTCCTCCGCGTCAGAGAATTTTTGATGGCTGAGATAGAGCATTTTGTCGATCCAGAAGGCGGCAAGAGGCATCCCAAATTCGACTTGGTCAAAGATCTACAGCTCAGCTTTCTCGATCGCGCAACCCAGCTGGGCGGTAAGACCAGTCTCCATAAAACCACGATCGGAGAGGCAGTGGCCAGTAGAATGGTAGACAATGAAACACTGGGATACTTCCTAGGCCGCATCTATCTCTTCCTGCTCAAGATCGGCGTCGATGCGAATAAAGTCCGATTCCGCCAACACATGGCAAACGAGATGGCCCATTATGCTACTGACTGCTGGGACGCCGAGCTCCAGACCACCTATGGTTGGATTGAATGTGTCGGATGTGCGGATCGCAGCGCCTACGATCTGACCGTTCATTCTAAGAAAACTGAAGAGCCACTTGTCGTCCGTGAATCCTGGCGTGAGCCACTAAAAGTTGAAGAATGGCAAATTGACATCAACAAGCCCAAGCTGGGACCACTCTTCAAGAAGAACGCTAAGGCTGTTGAAGCGGCGCTCAGCTCGCTCTCCCAGTCTGAGCGGGAATCTCTAGCTACGACTTTAGAAGAGAATGGAATCGTTTCTGTCACGGTCCCCGAAATGGCAGAGCAGGTTGAGATTTCCAAAGACTTGATTAGTATCGTCAAAAGGACGAGAACTGAGAACATCCGTGAATACATTCCCATTGTTATTGAGCCATCCTTCGGTATCGGCCGAATTTTCTACAGTCTACTGGAGCATGTCTACTGGCATCGGGCTAACGATCCTGCGCGTGGTGTCTGTCACTCCTGCTTCTAACTTCTGCTGGACTATCTCCGTCCAGTTTAATCTATATGAACTAATGTGTTATATCAGGTTCTATCCCTTCCCATCTCGGTGGCACCCACAAAAGTTCTCATCGTCCCGCTCTCCACTCATCAAGACTTCGTTCCCCTTACAAAGAAAATCGCAGAGGATCTTCGTGGACTGGGAATATCCTGTCGAGCTGATGAGTCCTCCGCAAGTATAGGAAAGAGGTATGCTCGGAATGACGAATTGGGCATTCCGCTCGGTGTCACGATCGATTTCGACTCCGTGAAGAATGGAACAATCACGCTGCGTGAACGCGATAGTACAAAGCAAGTTCGGGCCTCTCAAGAGGAAGTTTTCGGTGCTATCGAGTGTCTCATTAGCGGTAAAGAGAAGTGGGAGGATGTCTTTGCGCGACTTCCTGAGTTTCTGGGTCAGAGTGGGGATGACTGAATCTGCTCTTCATGTACTCTGATATGCATAGCATACTTGTAAGTCTCTCTCGTGAGTATTCAGGAAGTCATTCATGACGCTGACGTTCATCTTTGGGTTAGTTGCTCACCTATAGATCCACACGACCCGGCGAACAACCATACTATCGCTTCGACCCATCAACCAACTACTTACTGGCTTTTCCCGATTCCATTCAGCTACCAGCGACGAGGTAATCAGAGAGGTAGagacaaaaagagaaagcaataacatacaacagaagggattcgctggtggtcacccacccaactactaacctcccggcgtgtggcttaagtacggctgagcggacgggaagccctgttttccacaccctatggtcgtatgtgcttgTTTACAGCTTCTAGAGCCTTATATCCTCTCCTTTGGTATTCTCGTGATCTCCAATAATATCGTCTTCCAAGCGCCCAGTGTCTCCAGATCCCGGAAGGGTCTAATCGGCAGAACCAGTGGTAGCACCAGCCATCTCCTGGACGCGACCTCCACCCTTCCTTTGGATGCATTTATTATGCCATATTATTGTTTCTCAAACTTTCTAtttcgtcatcttcatgacGCCCAATGCTGTCGGAATCCGGAAGAGTTTACTTATGACCATCACTGGTACCCCGGGTAATCTTCAGCCCAAGTACTTCATCATCTCAATTGGCATTAGTCTGTGTAGGCACTATAAGCCGCAAAGTCCCTCCCTTATAAATGTATAAGCGAGCGATGAGCTCCTCGTGCTCTGCCTTCCCACGCGACGATAGGCCAGGTGGCCCTACTTGTCTAGCCGGGTTATTCAGAGTATATGATTGAAGGGACAGCCCCACGTCAACCCACTGGCATCAACTTAGCTCCTTGCTTTGCACCAGGTGTCTCCCATGCTGTGTCTTGTGAGTACATCAAGATAAAGCCCAACACAAGGGATTGGCAGGAACAAGGCAGAAGCCCAGTGGAAGATTTTGATAAACACGCGGCGACCCCCAGAGGCCTCAAGGCCAAAGGAAACAGATATCATCAGCTAGTTTCATGATAGTCtttgggggggaggtgggCGTGCGGGAGTAAtcgaaaggaaaaagagataagGGGCGAAAGAACAAGCAGATATGTACTTAGAAAAATAGGGCTGCACTGAAAACGCTATGAAAGGGGGAAGGCAGTCACAAAGACAAGTTACTTCGGTATTATGACAACGAAGTGAAGGCACTCGTAAACAGGGAATATGATTGAAGAGACACGATGATTGAGGGCAAGATTGGCAGGCGAGgtaagtaaaaaaaaagcaaaagatgAGACCATCTGTACTATCAGCGGTGACTTCGACAACGTCAACAGCGATTCCTAACAGCTGGCACAATCTCTCTCGCTGAGTTCCTACTGAGACCTGACACCCAATTGTCCTGCCACCGACCGGTGGCAGCATTAAGGACTATCGGGCGTCTTTAAATGGCTTGCACCGTTGCTTTGAGAAGACTTGTTCGGTATGGTTGATTCGACTATATATTTGTCACATCCCTGGGAAACACTGCCGACCTCCATTCGCACATCGATTTTCTGCGTCACGCGTGCACATATCATATGGCGAGGCATACGGGTCAGCCTGGCTGACTATAATAAAGCATTAAAGCACAGAACGATCTTGACTCGGATTAGTCAATAGGTTAccagaaaaaagagagaaaattttaagaataaaaccACGTGGAAAGCACTATCTTGTAAATGCCGAAGTCGTGTTTAAGGGTTgctataaaaaagaaatagaaagaaaaagaaaaagaaaagaaaaaaagaacgaCCGAGACGTGACTCGAACACGCAACCACTGCCACATCCACTACCGGAAGGCAGCGCGCTACCATTGCGCCACCCGGCCGCTTTTGATGCTAATGAAGCAAAGCTTTTGCATTATAGTCCAAGACAGTATATGACCAGtcagaagaaaataaagagtTCGGAAATCCTCACTATACACATTAATGTGTGGCAGTGGTATACTCGCTATTCAAAAGAATATAACTCTATATCCCTCACAGCTCCATGTTTGACTTTTGACTACTAGGTATGTTGTAATGAAGATTATGTTGGGTCGAGATTGAGGTTAGTAAATAATGTCGTCATGACGGTGCTAATCGGTCGGTCCGAATATATAATGGGCAGccgaagtagtagtatatgccAGTCCACCAAACTCACGATCAATAGTAGTACTGACTGGAGTAGTCCTGCCATCCTCGCTATAAAATGGTcactacttttttttttcttttttctttttcttttctttttcttttcttttcttttttgctggGCCTCGCCAAGCCTTGCAACCTACTAGGGTTGGCTGGCCTTCGTGTCGCGAGCTAATATGGATGGTCTTCCATGCATCTCCCTACTTTTAGCATGCCGTGGTGAGTTCCACAAAAATCCTGCCTTTTCTCATGAAAATCCCAAGCTTAGAAAATAGCCAATATCTGATTAGAGATTAAAGGCTACTATTGGCAAGGACCTTCACTCGCACACAACCGGTAGACCTGAAATCCATAAAGCCTAGCATAAGCATTATCTCGGCTTCAAGCCCACCGTATCTCATTGTAAATCAGTGAATCATATCCCTCCCCGAAAAAGCATGAGTATGGCTAGATAGCCTCATGTAGCTGACTTCTACCTGGTCAGAGGCCGTTTGTAACCAGTAAACCAGTAATGACTAAGAAGGCAACACGTCGCAAGGTATCATGTTTCCAATACAGCAAGGATCAGTCACACAAACGGAGTGAGCCGACAAGAAAAGTTCAATAGGCCTTGATTTTCGAGCCTGGAACTTTGCTGCATTCACTTTCACCTCTTGGCCACTAGCCCAACTAGTAATCCTTGTTTActcccccctcatcccaaAACTCCTcgtcaacaccatccatcaCAACTCCATCACCTCTTTACACTTTCCCCTCATACATCAAACCCACAACAATCCTATCGCCAATAATACCCCTCTCTACTCCAAAATGACTAGTAGCGAAGAACACCACGAAGAGACTGGCCGTATGTATTATAACCTCCACCAAACGAACGATCATACTAACATAAAGACAGAGTTTGGCACtgtccccatctccatcgacACTCTGAAAGAATTCTACATGGGTGTCCTCGCTAAGATGGAAGAAAGATACCATAAGCTTCCCAAGGCTCTCGCCGTTGAGCTCAAGCTCAAAGATAATTCCGGAGAAGGCCGCTATTCCCTGGAATTCCTCGTTAGTTACACACCCGCTACCCATGAGAATATTCCAAGTCTGACAATATGGATGTGACAGTTGAGTGCCACTGAGGAGACCACCGCAGAACAGAGATCCACTACCTTTTCCACCATTCTTCATACCATGTCGGAAGAGTCGAAGTTTGAAGGACTGAACATGGACATTCGCGTCAAGTGTATCACTGTCTGAGCTGAGACGTGACAGATGGGTTGATGGGGCGGGCTTCATCTACTGAATCGATCAGCGACAATCATGCTCCTGTGGGCTTGTGCGTACTCAGATATCAAAAATCTGCTCGACAATAAATACTGGGCTATGGCAGAGAATGGTTTTGTCTTGTGAGGATTGTGGAGGCTCTAGGATGCAGGTCATAATAGTGTTAGGAATAATCTGCAATGTCATATGCCGTCTCTAGCCTGAAGCACAGTCTACTCAATGAAATGGATCGACTTTATTTTCCACCCCCAATTGTTCACAAAATGGAACATCGGGTAGTTTTCTCCATGCAGTAATGGATAATCACAACATGTCGTCCAATATACTACGCGACAACGGGACGCTGATATACTACTCTTAAACCAACCGGATCGATCCCGTTGTTGCAGTCGGAATATCCAACCAGATAAATTACCAGCAACCACCCATATATCCATGCCTAGACAACTCATATAGCACCGATACCGCTAATACACCCAACTAGGTACATCAGAGTAGTAATTTGATGGTAGACTGAAGATTAACTGAAATTCCCCCATTTAATGGCCTGTAAGGGAACCCATTTGTGGTATTCGAGACGCCATTGTTCCTTCAAAAATTTCCCAAGGGTTTAGCTCATTCTAGTACCGTAGAGCGCCATAGGCTTGGGATCGATGTGTCGTCACTCAGCTAATGAGGTGTTATGTTCATCCCATTCAAACTAGAGACGGTGTACTCTGTGGGTAGAAGTTTACTTGCGACCGACAAAACAGCGCGGTAATATGGAATTCCAACATTGTAggtaaagaagaagaaaaataaaagtttCCTAAAAATTGCAATTAAAATATGAATAGATCTTGCCGAAAGGTAAAGAgctagagaaagaaaaagagaaaaagaaatcagaTAGCATGTCCTGGTTTCGATCCAGGGACCTCCGGGTTATGAGCCCGGCGCTCTTCCCCTGAGCTAACATGCTGGGTGTATGATTAGTGTGCACTTTTTTAACATTATGAAGCAGGCCCAAAAACTAAGCACTCTACTGACTTTTAAGTATATTCGCTAGAAATTGGTCAAGGATCGGTGAGAGAAAATCAGGTGATCACGGATATATATCTGCTTGACTCTTTATGATAATAACCCATGGTCTTAAGAGTAGAGTTATTGGCACATCTCCTGGCATCCCCCACTGGAGCGTTTCTCTTGCCTTGACAGGAGTGCCACTGGCCTTCCACAGGAGACCAAGATGCATTCGAACATGGCATATACGCCATTACTTCAATTCAAGATCGATATTTAGGATTCCCCTGTCTATAGTATCACAGACGGGAGTAGGAAAAGGTTTTAGGAATATGGGATTATGCACAGCACAAGTTATATTCATGTGGCATTGCTGAAGTAGGAGTTCTAAGTAGGGCTGTTTGATCCCACAAGCGTGATTTCATAAAATATCAGGTAAAAAACTATTACACGGGACGAAGCTTCAATGAACGAAACAAGCCTGTCAATAACTTACTGATTTGAGTTCATACACGAGACCAAAACTGCAGATATACCGCACTGATAAATCTCAATGGGCGCCCGCCGCGCTCGCGATCATCTGACCGGGGTTATTAACCGCTAAACATTGCGTCCTTGCCGCTATCTACTCTTTACCACCGCCCCctacttccttttccctcgtGAGTCGCCAACCTTTTCACCTGCCATTTCCACGACCGCAAAACAGCTGCTTGATTCGTTTTCTTCACGCTTCTCTATCCACCTCGTGTGTCACAAAACTTTCGACAGTCATGAAGATTCCCTCAAACCTCACTTGGTTTGACAATGACGACTACATCGGCCTGAAGCTTGCTTTTCCGGCCGGTTCTACTTGGCAGttagaaagaaagatcaaAGAAAGCGAAGACTTGTACACTCAAAAAACAAGTGAGCTTTATAAGTTTACGTCACAGGCACGAGCTACATTTGTAGCCTACAAAGTTGCCGGGAATGGCCCATCTACTGCAGCTATCAAGATCCACATGCAGTATGTCCGTCCGACACGCAATATATAAATGGCTTTATTCCAAATCTGGGATGCAGCATTCCGTGCTGGGAAACAGTCACCAAGAAGCCATCTGTTCGGGCTAAACAGGCAGATCCTGAGATCCCCTACAGAGGTAGCAGCGAGGTTGAGGCTCTTTCTATTCTGACGAAAGCCAGGTGTTCTAGCGCACCGTATCTGATTGATTGGACGTACCGAAGGCAGAATGATAGTGAATGGGTCCCTGGTGGTTATATCCATTTCATTGCAATAGAGCTACTGCCAGGGGTAAACGTTTCTTCGATCTTTAACAGTATGGAACGCCGGGAGCGTGATAATTTGCGCAGCGCACTCAAGAAGGCCTGGATGTAGGGTTTCAATACACTAACCATTCCTTGAAAGCAGATGATCTAACTCTGGTCAATTTGCAGTGAATGCATGTCGTGTGGCGTGGAACATGACGACACTGGCTTACAGAACCTACTCTGGGATAGGGAACAGCATAAATGGTTAGTAACCGACTTCCCGCTCACATGATTTTGGAGTTGCCGTACTTCCTTGGAACTTGTGGACCAGGCACTGAAGTCTTTGCTTTATTCAGTTATTTGATCGATTTCGAGCATTTTGATACGCCCAGTAGCAAATCTGTGACCTGGCGGGATAGGAACTATCTAGCGTGGAATCTGGCACAAGCACCCAATTTCGCCGACTTCGATGATATGTCGACATGGATATTATGAAATTCTCCTGAGGAATGATTGCATTGTCTAACCACATAGTCTACagctgtttctttctctgtcccTTTTTTGTGCCCTTTCAGATTCCTTTTGCTAAATCACTTCCTTATTGTCTTATTTCGAAGCCACTTTGTA
The window above is part of the Aspergillus luchuensis IFO 4308 DNA, chromosome 8, nearly complete sequence genome. Proteins encoded here:
- a CDS encoding uncharacterized protein (COG:G;~EggNog:ENOG410QDA5;~InterPro:IPR011701,IPR036259;~TransMembrane:5 (o31-52i59-79o85-110i122-144o150-169i);~go_function: GO:0022857 - transmembrane transporter activity [Evidence IEA];~go_process: GO:0055085 - transmembrane transport [Evidence IEA]) translates to MLCNGHTGHFAFFYNQVYATEVLEIYEESGATLIIIINALGIPVRALLGYLADRYIGPLNCLIPCVALCGILIFSWAAVHTTVELYVFAVFYGLASAAAMALFVGTVPSLTKDLDKIGTRVGMALTIMSFGPLTGPSVAGTLIARTGGEYLAAQIWVGAALIVAVLALVGA
- the GRS1_3 gene encoding glycine--tRNA ligase 1, mitochondrial (COG:J;~EggNog:ENOG410PH5K;~InterPro:IPR036621,IPR006195,IPR004154,IPR027031, IPR033731,IPR002314,IPR002315;~PFAM:PF03129;~go_component: GO:0005737 - cytoplasm [Evidence IEA];~go_function: GO:0000166 - nucleotide binding [Evidence IEA];~go_function: GO:0004812 - aminoacyl-tRNA ligase activity [Evidence IEA];~go_function: GO:0004820 - glycine-tRNA ligase activity [Evidence IEA];~go_function: GO:0005524 - ATP binding [Evidence IEA];~go_process: GO:0006418 - tRNA aminoacylation for protein translation [Evidence IEA];~go_process: GO:0006426 - glycyl-tRNA aminoacylation [Evidence IEA]) produces the protein MAELTTRNGDPFDRTLFESLLKRRLFYTESFEIYRTSGNLKSDSRGLYDYGPPGCALQSNIVDLWRKHFVLQEDMLELDCTILTPEEVFKTSGHVDKFEDWMCKDMKKGDFLRADHLIEAVLGARLKGDKAARGIAGEGDNADSSGKRKKKGPKVSDIKAMKLEDSVVAEYEEVLAKIDNYDGPELGQLIEKYDIRNPDGNTPVSQPVPFNLMFKTTVGPSSASPGYLRPETAQGQFLNFKKLLDYNQNSMPFASASIGKSFRNEISPRSGLLRVREFLMAEIEHFVDPEGGKRHPKFDLVKDLQLSFLDRATQLGGKTSLHKTTIGEAVASRMVDNETLGYFLGRIYLFLLKIGVDANKVRFRQHMANEMAHYATDCWDAELQTTYGWIECVGCADRSAYDLTVHSKKTEEPLVVRESWREPLKVEEWQIDINKPKLGPLFKKNAKAVEAALSSLSQSERESLATTLEENGIVSVTVPEMAEQVEISKDLISIVKRTRTENIREYIPIVIEPSFGIGRIFYSLLEHVYWHRANDPARGVLSLPISVAPTKVLIVPLSTHQDFVPLTKKIAEDLRGLGISCRADESSASIGKRYARNDELGIPLGVTIDFDSVKNGTITLRERDSTKQVRASQEEVFGAIECLISGKEKWEDVFARLPEFLGQSGDD